The following proteins come from a genomic window of Coregonus clupeaformis isolate EN_2021a chromosome 2, ASM2061545v1, whole genome shotgun sequence:
- the LOC121536201 gene encoding pericentriolar material 1 protein-like, which translates to MMNHTEHAASACSLETQLWTNSEVQRHQILGGKLSQKRTGPESLMAEYQGRHRLNDSYKRMEEQLSEHQWMDDRTMATWGGSTPCQLEEDG; encoded by the exons ATGATGAACCACACAGAGCACGCTGCTTCAGCCTGTTCACTCGAGACACAG CTGTGGACTAACTCTGAGGTGCAGCGACACCAGATCCTGGGAGGGAAGCTGAGCCAGAAGAGGACAGGGCCTGAATCTTTAATGGCAGAGTATCAGGGGAGACACAGATTGAATGACTCCTACAAAAGGATGGAGGAGCAGCTCTCAGAGCATCAGTGGATGGATGACAG GACGATGGCCACGTGGGGAGGATCCACGCCGTGTCAGCTGGAGGAAGATGGCTAG
- the fgl1 gene encoding fibrinogen-like protein 1: MRTLRLFFIGLIFIMDMSLSSSDECQQETVRLRAQLKTLEVQLMKQQQQLIQTLGSQRTEQLALDQDTFHDLGDHQYRDCAQIFNAGNKGSGFYTIRPMASPGLVRVYCDMTEGGGWTVIQRRSDGSQSFNRPWSDYQRGFGDLQSARGEFWLGNDNLHYLTSQGDYNLRINLADFEGVQRYAVYKNFKVADDKEFYQLHFGEFSGDSGDSLSGSYHPQDQGWASHQGMKFSTYDKDNDRYERNCAQEDKGGWWFNRCHSANLNGYYYQGAYSAVTDSGVVWYTWHGWWYSLKSVVMKIRPAAFEPNIV, encoded by the exons ATGAGAACCTTGAGGTTGTTTTTCATTGGACTCATCTTCATCATGGACATGTCCCTTTCG tcttCAGATGAATGCCAGCAGGAGACAGTACGGCTGCGGGCCCAGCTGAAGACTCTGGAGGTGCAGTTGAtgaaacagcagcagcagctcatCCAGACTCTCGGCAGCCAGAGGACTGAGCAGCTGGCTTTAGACCAGGACACCTTCCATGACCTGGGAGATCATCAGTATAGAG ACTGTGCCCAGATTTTCAACGCTGGGAACAAAGGCAGTGGGTTCTACACGATCAGACCCATGGCGAGCCCGGGCCTAGTCAGGGTCTACTGTGACATGACTGAAGGGGGCGGATGGACAGTCATCCAGAGACGCTCAGATGGCAGCCAGTCTTtcaacag GCCCTGGAGTGATTATCAGCGGGGGTTTGGTGACCTGCAGTCAGCCAGAGGAGAGTTCTGGTTGGGGAATGACAACTTACATTACCTAACTTCACAAG GTGACTACAATCTGAGGATCAACTTAGCTGACTTTGAGGGAGTACAACGCTATGCAGTGTACAAAAACTTCAAAGTTGCAGATGACAAG GAGTTTTACCAGCTTCATTTTGGTGAGTTCTCTGGTGACTCAGGTGACTCTCTGTCAGGCAGTTACCACCCACAGGACCAGGGGTGGGCCAGTCACCAGGGCATGAAGTTCAGCACCTACGACAAAGACAACGACCGCTACGAACGCAACTGTGCCCAGGAGGACAAGGGAGGCTGGTGGTTCAACAG ATGTCACTCTGCCAACCTGAATGGCTACTACTACCAAGGTGCCTACAGTGCTGTGACAGACAGTGGAGTAGTCTGGTACACCTGGCATGGCTGGTGGTACTCCCTCAAGTCTGTAGTCATGAAAATAAGGCCGGCTGCTTTTGAGCCCAATATTGTCTGA